The following are encoded together in the Daucus carota subsp. sativus chromosome 5, DH1 v3.0, whole genome shotgun sequence genome:
- the LOC135152833 gene encoding protein MAIN-LIKE 1-like, with translation MKEILPGPSSRVLITDNAYHVSDNVWGGIDRGPIECFGASRLLHVWVLSNAQKELLHDVGFGLFADQDVGVQNDTALVSALVERWRPETNTFFMRRGEMTITLEDVGYILGLPIIGQPLAGPAIQNPASWFKKYWFEPLSDEDFEAAWSKSGIKFTWLYERYGRAGVEGDPERIAVHTQAYLMLVLGAVLFPTRSRSFVHPRFIGLLRDVSQIHTYSWGSGVLAYLYRALGMAVRKDSTHIAGCMLLLQIWSYERFDIGLPTPFPGAIRYPAALYWAYPKTKSVLVEEAGKEEEVVVRPVLGKRRRGSKGPHHNLPHYRAEFDGVGSDRVQWTPYYEEEEEVDEELGEPVVIRHMDWDKIEAQLAGQSRLPLICFDICEYQHSDRVLRQFGLRPCIPRAPVDMTPYRVPKQRFRAENWMAVWFAEIAQWRRFCDRPDIALCDDTLYTTEDAYMEWYLEVSRRRIGKPKPVPQPDYASRELFDNYEAFQLIEASMDLVRQLDARLPESFVPDFRQLAPKFVDRYNRFMRTVKGPGFTPPVFEHLDRADMSGTGLAGVAEQDIIPMTQPSQHIPDQPASSSRPDKMALVSLRKGKWKMNKPLSSAKQDTITTDWGWRDGVVKLDGGVEFWYDFGLWFMVVEFWYDFCRAKKNRGKPQKTGEGWAKGSLCFQRFLSAGHKNLFLPSSA, from the exons ATGAAGGAGATATTGCCAGGACCGAGCAGTCGGGTACTTATCACTGACAATGCTTATCATGTCAGTGATAATGTATGGGGGGGCATAGACAGGGGGCCTATAGAGTGTTTTGGTGCCAGCCGTCTACTTCACGTTTGGGTTTTGTCTAATGCACAGAAGGAGCTGCTGCACGACGTGGGATTTGGATTGTTTGCTGACCAGGATGTGGGGGTACAGAATGACACGGCATTAGTTTCTGCACTTGTGGAGCGGTGGAGGCCTGAGACCAACACATTCTTCATGAGGCGGGGTGAGATGACTATTACTCTCGAGGATGTTGGTTATATTCTTGGTCTGCCTATTATTGGGCAACCCTTGGCAGGGCCAGCCATACAGAACCCGGCGTCGTGGTTTAAGAAATACTGGTTCGAGCCACTGAGTGATGAAGATTTTGAGGCTGCTTGGAGTAAGTCGGGCATCAAGTTTACTTGGCTTTATGAGAGATATGGACGGGCGGGTGTGGAGGGTGACCCTGAGCGGATTGCAGTTCACACTCAGGCTTACCTTATGCTGGTTCTGGGTGCTGTACTCTTCCCTACGAGGAGCCGGAGTTTTGTGCACCCGAGGTTCATTGGCCTCCTTCGTGATGTTTCACAGATTCATACATACTCCTGGGGGTCCGGTGTGTTGGCATATTTGTACAGGGCTTTGGGGATGGCTGTGAGGAAGGATAGCACACACATAGCTGGATGTATGTTGCTACTTCAGATATGGAGTTATGAGCGGTTTGATATTGGGTTGCCTACTCCATTTCCTGGTGCTATTAGATATCCGGCTGCCCTATACTGGGCATATCCGAAGACGAAGTCTGTTCTAGTTGAGGAAGCTGGGAAGGAGGAAGAGGTGGTAGTGAGGCCAGTGCTTGGGAAGCGGCGCCGGGGTTCGAAGGGTCCACACCACAACTTGCCACACTATAGGGCTGAGTTTGATGGCGTCGGGTCAGATAGAGTGCAGTGGACTCCTTATtatgaggaggaggaggaggttGACGAGGAGTTGGGTGAGCCCGTTGTGATTCGTCATATGGATTGGGATAAGATTGAGGCACAGTTGGCTGGACAGTCTAGGCTTCCACTTATATGCTTCGACATCTGCGAGTACCAGCATTCTGATAGGGTTTTGAGGCAGTTTGGGTTGAGGCCATGCATTCCGAGGGCCCCTGTAGACATGACCCCATATAGGGTGCCGAAGCAGAGGTTCCGGGCAGAGAATTGGATGGCTGTGTGGTTCGCAGAGATTGCCCAGTGGAGGCGCTTTTGTGACAGGCCTGACATTGCCCTTTGTGATGATACACTCTACACTACCGAGGATGCTTACATGGAATGGTATCTGGAGGTGTCGAGGAGGCGCATTGGGAAGCCAAAGCCCGTGCCTCAACCAGATTATGCGAGTCGTGAGTTGTTCGACAACTACGAGGCCTTCCAGCTT ATTGAGGCTAGTATGGACCTAGTCCGACAGTTGGATGCGCGTCTGCCTGAGAGTTTTGTCCCCGACTTTCGGCAACTTGCACCCAAGTTTGTCGATCGATACAATCGGTTCATGAGGACTGTTAAGGGGCCGGGATTCACCCCTCCAGTCTTTGAGCATCTAGATCGGGCAGACATGTCTGGCACAGGTTTGGCAGGTGTCGCTGAGCAGGACATCATTCCCATGACTCAGCCTTCGCAGCATATCCCTGATCAGCCAGCATCTTCGTCCCGTCCCGACAAGATGGCACTTGTTAGTCTGAGAAAGGGGAAATGGAAGATGAACAAGCCCCTTTCTTCTGCAAAGCAAGATACAATAACTACTGATTGGGGTTGGAGAGATGGTGTGGTGAAGCTAGACGGGGGGGTTGAGTTTTGGTATGATTTTGGTTTATGGTTTATGGTTGTTGAGTTTTGGTATGATTTCTGTCGAGCAAAAAAAAACAGGGGGAAACCACAGAAAACAGGGGAAGGCTGGGCAAAAGGTTCCCTGTGTTTCCAGCGCTTTTTAAGCGCTGGACACAAAAATCTGTTTTTGCCGTCCAGCGCTTAA
- the LOC108221079 gene encoding uncharacterized protein LOC108221079 produces the protein MGTLVGHVAPGFGFFVIGLWHLFNHIKLHALYPNSYTSLPWFPTSKYRYSELFLIMAGCTMSIAMELFIGPDRHQPFDTDGTIPSNHLHNFEHASISMTFFIYAFFSVFLDKLETKTKHGLTQLLGAVAFGQQLLVFHLHSADHMGVEGQYHKLLQIVILISLATTLFGINYPKSFLISFVRSLSILFQGLWLMVMGFMLWIPRLVPKGCFLNLEEGHQVVRCSDNEALHRAKALVNIEFSWYIIGLMIFAMTVYIGLLKLYPEKVEYESLTKLIEQEQGYDDIEARKENKFSGSRSFLEVGKSFAPIDMER, from the coding sequence ATGGGCACACTAGTGGGGCATGTAGCACCTGGCTTTGGTTTCTTTGTGATTGGGCTTTGGCATCTTTTTAACCACATCAAACTCCATGCTCTGTATCCAAACTCCTACACATCTTTACCATGGTTCCCTACTTCTAAGTACAGGTATTCAGAGCTTTTCTTGATCATGGCTGGTTGCACTATGTCCATAGCCATGGAGCTTTTCATCGGCCCGGACCGCCATCAGCCTTTCGACACGGATGGCACTATTCCATCCAACCATCTTCACAACTTTGAGCACGCGTCCATTTCGATGACATTTTTCATCTATGCATTCTTCTCTGTTTTCCTGGACAAACTCGAGACGAAAACCAAACATGGCCTTACTCAACTTCTAGGTGCTGTGGCCTTTGGCCAGCAGCTTCTAGTTTTCCATCTTCATTCAGCTGATCACATGGGAGTTGAAGGTCAATACCATAAGCTTCTACAGATTGTTATACTTATTTCTCTAGCCACCACTCTGTTTGGTATCAACTACCCTAAGAGCTTCTTAATTAGTTTTGTCAGATCATTAAGTATTTTATTTCAAGGTCTATGGCTCATGGTCATGGGATTTATGCTATGGATTCCGCGGCTCGTCCCGAAGGGTTGCTTCTTGAACTTGGAAGAGGGCCATCAAGTTGTTAGATGCAGTGACAATGAAGCTCTGCACCGTGCAAAAGCACTGGTGAACATAGAATTTAGTTGGTACATAATCGGCCTAATGATTTTCGCCATGACCGTTTATATTGGATTACTTAAATTATATCCCGAGAAAGTCGAGTACGAGTCGCTCACGAAACTGATCGAACAAGAACAGGGATACGATGACATTGAAGCTCGgaaggaaaataaattttcgGGGTCAAGAAGTTTTCTTGAGGTAGGAAAATCGTTTGCGCCAATTGACATGGAAAGGTAA